The window CTTTCACTTTTGTTAAAACCTTAGCTAATTATCGTAAAAATAGTGCTGCCCTGCAAACTGGAAAACTGATGCAGTTTGTTCCTCAAGATGATGTATATGTTTATTTTCGCTATAACGAAAATGCCAAAGGAACTGTTATGGTTGTTGTAAATCCTACTGAAAAAGATAAGTCTGTAAATGCTGATCGATTTGCAGAGCAAACTAAGGGCATTACAAGTGCGAAAAATATAATCACTGGAGAAAACGTTACCTTAAACGAGATTAAAGTTCCATCAAAAACGACCTTGGTTTTAGAATTAAATTAAAAATATTCATCGCCGTTAGGTTTTAACCAACGGATTTTAAGATAAGCAATGCAAGAAACATCAAATACTTCACAGCCATCAACTCAAATTAAAGCTTGTCTTTTTGATTTGGATGGCGTTTTGGTTGATACAGCCGTTTACCATTATCAAGCTTGGAAACGTTTAGCGAACACCATGGGTTTCGATTTTACTGAAGAACAAAATGAGCAACTAAAAGGCGTTAGTCGCGTAGAAAGCTTAAACAAAATTTTAGCTTGGGGTGGCGTTGAAAAAACAGATGCTGAGAAAGACGAATTGGCTACCCTAAAAAACAGTTGGTATGTAGATATGATTACCAAAATGACACCAGCTGAGGTGTTGCCGGGAACAGTTGATTTCTTGACTGCTATTCACAAAGCTGGTTATAAATTAGCATTGGGATCTGCCAGTAAAAATTCAGGCATTATCCTCGAACGTACCAATCTTGCCCATTTTTTCGATGAGATTGTAGACGGAAATATGGTTACCAAATCTAAGCCAGATCCTGAAGTATTTCTTAAGGGAGCAGAGCTTTTAGGTTTCAAGCCTGATGAATGTGTGGTTTTTGAAGATGCAGTTGCTGGCGTTGAGGCTGCAAAACGTGGCGGAATGAAAGCCATTGGCATTGGTGAAAAAAGTGTACTTACCAAAGCTGATGTTGTAGTAAGAGGATTGGATAAATTAACGGTTAAGGATTTAGAAGAGTTATAAATAGCCAATGCCATCATTTCGAGGCACGAAGCAATCTAATTAAAAAAAATTCAATCAATTGTGAGTACAAGAACTCTGTAAAGGAGATTGCTTCGTGCCTCGCAATGACGAAAGTATAGAAAATGAAGAATTATATTAAAGCAGATGAGTGGAACATTATCGAAGAAGGCTTTGATCCACATTTAAATAAAATTTCGGAAAGTATTTTCAGTTTAGGCAATGGCCGTATGGGTCAGCGTGCCAATTTTGAAGAAACATATTCTGGCGAAACCTTGTTGGGAAATTATGTTGCAGGTGTTTACTATCCAGATAAAACACGTGTAGGCTGGTGGAAAAATGGTTATCCAGAATACTTTGCTAAAGTTTTGAATGCGGCGAACTGGGTAGGTATTGAAGTGAAAATAGAGGGTGAAATCTTAGATTTAGCAACTGCTGAAGTAATTGATTTCAAACGGGTCTTAAATATGCATGCTGGTATTTTAGAACGCACTTTCACTGCAAAACTAAAAAATAGTAAAACTGTAAAGGTTAAGGCTACTCGTTTTTGCAGCATTGCTGATGATGAAGTTGGTGCAATATGTTATAGCATTACGCCTTTGGATTTCGAAGGTAAAATCACATTAATGCCTTTTATTGATGGCGATGTTAAAAATCAAGACAGTAATTACGACGAAAAATTTTGGGATAAAGTTGCGGATGAAATTTCAGGAACCGAAGCTTATATCAAATTAAGAACCAAGAAAACTGAATTTGAGGTTTGTACCGGAAGCAACATCGAGCTTTATAAAAATTCTGAAAAAATAGAATTAAATCCCGAAGCAGTTCGTAAGGAAAAATTTGTAGGACAAACATTTTCTGTTGATGTAAAGGCAAATGAAGAAATCATTCTGATTAAAATTGCTGCTAATCTATCTTCAGAAAACTACCCTAAAGAAACACTTTTGCAAGAAACAAAATCTGTAATCGCGAAAGCATCTGCTAAAGGTTTTGATACCTTATTAAATGAGCAGACTCAAGCTTGGGCAACCAAATGGGAGGAAAGTGATATCATTATAGAGGGCGATGTTTCTGCTCAACAGGCTATTCGTTTTAATATATTTCAATTATTTCAAACCTACACAGGTAAGGATGACCGGTTAAATATTGGTCCGAAAGGCTTTACTGGAGAAAAATATGGCGGTTCTACCTATTGGGATACAGAAGCCTATTGCGTTCCGTTTTATCTAGCGACGGCACCTCAGGAAGTAAGTAAAAATTTATTAATCTATCGCCATAAGCACTTACAGAAAGCAATAGAAAATGCCGCTAAGTTAGGTTTTAAGGACGGCGCTGCGTTATACCCAATGGTTACTATGAATGGCGAAGAATGCCATAATGAGTGGGAAATTACTTTTGAGGAAATTCATCGTAATGGTGCCATTGCATTTGCGATTTACAATTACATCCGTTACACCGGTGATGAAAGTTACCTCTTCGATTACGGTTTGGAAGTATTGATCGGTATTGCCCGTTTCTGGAAACAGCGTGTAAACTGGAGCAGCGAAAAACAGCAATATGTAATGCTTGGCGTAACTGGTCCGAATGAATATGAAAACAATGTAAATAATAATTGGTACACTAATATTTTGGCTACCTGGTGTATGAAATATGCAACTCAGGCTGCGGAAATAGTTAAAAATCAGCATTCAGAAAAATATAAAAGTTTACTAAAGAACATCAATTTCAACGACCAAGAATTCGCAGATTGGGCGGATATTATTGAAAAAATGTATTATCCGGCAGATGCCGAAAAAGGAATTTTCTTGCAGCAAGATGGCTATTTGGATAAGGAGCAAACTTTGGTAAAGGATTTACCAGAAAGTGATCGACCTATCAATCAAAAATGGAGTTGGGACAGAATTTTACGTTCACCATTTATTAAACAAGCTGATGTTTTGCAAGGATTATATTTCTTTGAAGAGGATTACGATTTAGAAACTTTGAGAAGAAATTTTGATTTTTATGAACCACGTACCGTTCACGAAAGTTCCTTATCGCCTTGTGTTCACAGTATTTTAGCCGCAAAGCTGAATGATGAAACCCGGGCTTACGAATTTTATTTACGTACCGCTCGCTTAGATTTAGACGATTATAACAACGATACAGAAGATGGTTTGCACATCACCTCAATGGCAGGAACGTGGATGAGCGTGGTAGAAGGTTTCGCTGGAATGCGTGTTCGTGAAGGGAAATTAGTATTTAATCCATTTTTACCTGCTCAATGGAAATCTTTTTCTTTTACAATTGGTTTTAGAGGTGCAACTTTAAAGGTTGAAATTACAGACAGCGGAATCAAAGTTAAAAATAATGCAACTGTAGATTTAGAAATCGGAATTAAAGACCAGTTTTATAAACTAGCAGGCAATGGCAAAATTGAAGTAGATAACGCAGAGTTGGTATGATAATGGTTGAGGGTAAGATAGAAAATGTATCAGTATTTACTTTAACTGATCGTCATTGCGAGGAACGAAGCAATCTCTATGTGATAATGTATGTCTCCATATTTTTCCTTTTATTCGTTTCCTCATCATCCTTTGCACAAAAAAAGAATACAAAAATGAGTGACAAAAAAATCATTATCTACCAGTTGTTACCCCGTTTGTTTGGGAATAAAAGCAATACAAATATCCCTTATGGTACACTCGAGGAAAATGGATCAGGTAAATTTAATGACATTACTGATAAAGCCTTAGATGGAATTAAGGAATTGCATGCAAATTATGTTTGGTACACGGGCGTAATTGCACATGCAAGTTTAACTGATTATTCTGCATACGGAATTAAAGTTGATGATGCAGATGTGGTAAAAGGAAGAGCCGGTTCGCCCTATGCTATCCGCGATTATTATGATGTTGACCCAGATTTAGCCGTAAATTTAAAGAATAGAATGAAAGAGTTTGAGGCTTTGATAAAAAGAACTCACGATAAAAACCTGAAAGTAATCATCGATTTCATTCCAAATCATGTAGCTCGAAGTTATCATTCATATGCTAAACCAAAAAACGTAATTGATTTTGGGGAACAAGATGAACTATCTAAGGCGTTCAGTGCTAAAAATGATTTTTATTACATTCCTGGACAGAAATTTTTGGTTCCTCAACATGAAGCAAAACAAACGCCTTTATCAGTTTTAGAAGATGGGAAATTTGATGAAAATCCTGCTAAAGCGACAGGAAATAATGTTTTTGCCGCTCAACCGAAATATGATGACTGGTATGAAACCATTAAATTAAATTATGGCGTTGATTATCAAAATGGGGAGAAGCAATATTTTGATCCTATTCCACCCGTGTGGCTTAAAACCAGAGATATTTTAATTTATTGGGCAAAAAAAGGTGTTGATGGTTTCCGCTGTGATATGGCAGAAATGGTTCCTATTGCTTTTTGGAATTGGGTTATTCCGCAGGTAAAACAGACTAATCCTGATTTGCTTTTTATTGGCGAAGCTTACAATCCGAAAGTTTATGCTCAATATTTGAATGAAGGAAAATTTGATTATTTATATGATAAAGTTGGTCTTTACGACGGTTTAAAAAAGCTAATAAAAAACGATCAGCAAGCAGATGTTGCATCCATAAAATACGTTTGGCAAACAGAAAGTGCTGGATTCGGTGATAAAATGTTACGCTTTTTAGAAAATCATGATGAAGAGAGAATAGCATCACCTGGATTTGCAGGAAAGGCAGAATTGGCTTTGCCTGCAATGGTTGTTTCTGCAACTTTAGGTGCTGGTCCGGTAATGTTGTACTTCGGACAAGAAGTTGGCGAGCCAGCAAAAGGTGCTGAAGGTTATGGTGGCGACGATAATAGAACAACTATCTTCGACTATTGGGGTGTTCCTAACCATCAAAAATGGATGAATAATGGTTTATTTGATGGTCATAAATTGAATGCAGCACAACAAAATTTACGGGCATATTATAGCCAGTTACTAAAAATTACTACAGAAAGTGATGCTGTTCTTCATGGCGATTTTTTCGAAGTTCCATCTACGGGAAACATGAATAATCGCATGTATGCTTTTATTCGATATTCAGGAAAACAGCGTTTATTAATTGTAGCTAATTTTGATCGAACACAAACTTTAGGAGCCAATATTTCTATTCCTGATGAAATTTTAAAGGTCAAATCTTCTTCTCCAGTTACGGATTTATTAACGAACAAGAAATTAAATATACCTGCAGGAACGAGCATCCCAGTAAAACTTGAACCGGTATCGGCGCAAGTGATAGAATTTTAAGATAATGATTTAACGATTTCCATGGTCTGTGTCCTCACAGACTATTTAAAATTTATGTTTCGGTCTTTGAGACACCGGCCGAGGACTTTAAATAATTTAAATTTTAAAATAAATACTTTGTGTTCTTTGTGCCTTAGTGGTAAAAAAACGCTTGATAAAAACCAAATAAAATGAGCTTGAAAACAATATTTGAAAATCCAAAATTAACACTAGCGCAAATCATAAACATGAGCGTTGGTTTTTTTGGAATCCAATTTGGCTGGGATTTGCAAAGGGCAAACATGGGGCGTATTTATGAAAACCTCGGTGCCAATCCAGATCAAGTTCCGTTATTATTTTTGGCAGCGCCATTAACCGGTTTATTAGTTCAACCCATAATTGGATATTTAAGCGATCGTACTTGGCATCCAAAATGGGGTAGAAGAAGACCTTATTTTATGGTTGGTGCAATTGTAAGTAGTATCGCATTGATCTTTATGCCACACAGCAGCGCCTTATGGATGGCTGCAGGTTTACTTTGGATTTTAGATGTTTTCGGAAACAT is drawn from Pedobacter mucosus and contains these coding sequences:
- the pgmB gene encoding beta-phosphoglucomutase, translating into MQETSNTSQPSTQIKACLFDLDGVLVDTAVYHYQAWKRLANTMGFDFTEEQNEQLKGVSRVESLNKILAWGGVEKTDAEKDELATLKNSWYVDMITKMTPAEVLPGTVDFLTAIHKAGYKLALGSASKNSGIILERTNLAHFFDEIVDGNMVTKSKPDPEVFLKGAELLGFKPDECVVFEDAVAGVEAAKRGGMKAIGIGEKSVLTKADVVVRGLDKLTVKDLEEL
- a CDS encoding glycoside hydrolase family 65 protein, which gives rise to MKNYIKADEWNIIEEGFDPHLNKISESIFSLGNGRMGQRANFEETYSGETLLGNYVAGVYYPDKTRVGWWKNGYPEYFAKVLNAANWVGIEVKIEGEILDLATAEVIDFKRVLNMHAGILERTFTAKLKNSKTVKVKATRFCSIADDEVGAICYSITPLDFEGKITLMPFIDGDVKNQDSNYDEKFWDKVADEISGTEAYIKLRTKKTEFEVCTGSNIELYKNSEKIELNPEAVRKEKFVGQTFSVDVKANEEIILIKIAANLSSENYPKETLLQETKSVIAKASAKGFDTLLNEQTQAWATKWEESDIIIEGDVSAQQAIRFNIFQLFQTYTGKDDRLNIGPKGFTGEKYGGSTYWDTEAYCVPFYLATAPQEVSKNLLIYRHKHLQKAIENAAKLGFKDGAALYPMVTMNGEECHNEWEITFEEIHRNGAIAFAIYNYIRYTGDESYLFDYGLEVLIGIARFWKQRVNWSSEKQQYVMLGVTGPNEYENNVNNNWYTNILATWCMKYATQAAEIVKNQHSEKYKSLLKNINFNDQEFADWADIIEKMYYPADAEKGIFLQQDGYLDKEQTLVKDLPESDRPINQKWSWDRILRSPFIKQADVLQGLYFFEEDYDLETLRRNFDFYEPRTVHESSLSPCVHSILAAKLNDETRAYEFYLRTARLDLDDYNNDTEDGLHITSMAGTWMSVVEGFAGMRVREGKLVFNPFLPAQWKSFSFTIGFRGATLKVEITDSGIKVKNNATVDLEIGIKDQFYKLAGNGKIEVDNAELV
- a CDS encoding alpha-amylase family glycosyl hydrolase; protein product: MSDKKIIIYQLLPRLFGNKSNTNIPYGTLEENGSGKFNDITDKALDGIKELHANYVWYTGVIAHASLTDYSAYGIKVDDADVVKGRAGSPYAIRDYYDVDPDLAVNLKNRMKEFEALIKRTHDKNLKVIIDFIPNHVARSYHSYAKPKNVIDFGEQDELSKAFSAKNDFYYIPGQKFLVPQHEAKQTPLSVLEDGKFDENPAKATGNNVFAAQPKYDDWYETIKLNYGVDYQNGEKQYFDPIPPVWLKTRDILIYWAKKGVDGFRCDMAEMVPIAFWNWVIPQVKQTNPDLLFIGEAYNPKVYAQYLNEGKFDYLYDKVGLYDGLKKLIKNDQQADVASIKYVWQTESAGFGDKMLRFLENHDEERIASPGFAGKAELALPAMVVSATLGAGPVMLYFGQEVGEPAKGAEGYGGDDNRTTIFDYWGVPNHQKWMNNGLFDGHKLNAAQQNLRAYYSQLLKITTESDAVLHGDFFEVPSTGNMNNRMYAFIRYSGKQRLLIVANFDRTQTLGANISIPDEILKVKSSSPVTDLLTNKKLNIPAGTSIPVKLEPVSAQVIEF